The genomic segment AGCTTCACGTTCATGTGCTTGGGCCCAGACGCGTCTGCAGTGATGTACGGCAGGTTCACGTCTGTCTGCTGGCTGCTGGACAGCTCGATCTTCGCTTTCTCACCGGCTTCCTTCAGGCGCTGCATGGCCAGGGAATCGCCGCGCAGGTCGATGCCACTGTCTTTCTTGAACTGGTCTGCCAGGTACTCGATGACTTTCAGGTCGAAGTCTTCACCACCCAGGAAGGTGTCACCGTTGGTGGCCAGAACCTCGAACTGATGCTCGCCGTCGACATCGGCAATTTCAATAATGGAGAGGTCGAAAGTACCACCACCCAGATCGTATACAGCAACTGTGCGGTCACCGCTCTTCTTGTCCAGGCCATAGGCCAGGGCAGCCGCGGTCGGCTCGTTGATGATCCGCTTCACTTCCAGACCGGCGATCTTGCCCGCATCTTTGGTGGCCTGGCGCTGGCTGTCATTGAAGTAAGCCGGCACGGTGATAACTGCTTCCGTTACCTTCTCGCCCAGGTAGTCTTCTGCCGTCTTCTTCATTTTCTTCAGAACTTCTGCAGAGATCTGGGGCGGTGCCATCTTCTGGCCCTTCACTTCAACCCAGGCGTCGCCGTTGTCGGCCTTGGTGATCTTGTAAGGCACCATCTTGATGTCTTTCTGAACCACATCGTCCTCAAAACGACGACCGATCAGACGCTTGATGGCGTACAGGGTGTTATGGGGGTTGGTGACCGCCTGGCGCTTGGCGGACTGACCAACCAGGGTCTCGTTATCGTCGGTGTACGCGATAATGGAGGGAGTCGTACGATCACCCTCAGCATTTTCAATAACCTTTACCTTGTCGCCATCCATGATGGCCACACAGGAGTTGGTGGTTCCCAGGTCGATACCAATAATCTTGCTCATCGAATCACTCCAAATCTTTCTGAATGCTGTCCCAGGGAGGTTTGCCCTGACTGTCGCTGTTTAATCGCTATATTGGCGCTTTAATCGGCTTTTCAAGCCTGCTCGTCGATTTTTGGTGCACCTTCCGCCTTGGCCACAACCACCATGGCGGGACGAACCACGCGACCGTTCAGCAGGTAGCCCTTCTGCACCACGGCAACTACACTGTTCGGCTCGGCATCTGGCGCGGGCACCATAGACATCGCCTCGTGCTGTTGCGGATCGAACGGTTCACCCACCGGGTTCACCTGTTCAACGTTGAATTTCTTGAGGCCGTTCATGAACAGGCCCAAAGTCATTTCCACACCTTCGCGAATGGAGCCAACCAGCTCCCCGGCGTTTTCATGACCTTCAGTACTTTCCACTGCCTTTTCAAGGCTGTCCGCCACCGGAAGGAGCTCTTTCACGAACTTTTCCAGGGCGAACTTGTGGGCCTTTTCCACATCAATTTCGGCACGACGACGCACATTCTGCATCTCAGCCTGGGCTCTCAGCGCCTGGTCCTGATATTCCTGCAACTGCGCCTTCAGCATTTCCAACTCGGAACCTTCTTCAGCTCCGGCGGTTTCTGCTTCGCCCTGCTCTTCTGTGGCGTTTACCGCCTCGTTCAGCTCGTCTACCTGTTCGTTACGCTTATCGTCAGCACTCATGACAACTCCTGATGACTTTCCCTGGGCCCGAGGGCCTGCGGCTAAATGAGCCCCGCCTTGCACAGGCAGGAAAATAC from the Marinobacter sp. LQ44 genome contains:
- the grpE gene encoding nucleotide exchange factor GrpE encodes the protein MSADDKRNEQVDELNEAVNATEEQGEAETAGAEEGSELEMLKAQLQEYQDQALRAQAEMQNVRRRAEIDVEKAHKFALEKFVKELLPVADSLEKAVESTEGHENAGELVGSIREGVEMTLGLFMNGLKKFNVEQVNPVGEPFDPQQHEAMSMVPAPDAEPNSVVAVVQKGYLLNGRVVRPAMVVVAKAEGAPKIDEQA